In a genomic window of uncultured Sphaerochaeta sp.:
- a CDS encoding type II toxin-antitoxin system HipA family toxin, producing the protein MKGPSSVEVIQVSLDFGKGKIPVGRLARSQGTIYFAYESDFLERGLEISPFHLPLKPGVSAFDRFLFEGLPGVFHDSLPDGWGRLLLDRYVRSQGTDPKLLTALDRLAWVGKQGLGALVYEPGIALGYGQEPLDLDLVASAVQQVLEGTAEDVLEQLLSLGGSSAGARPKALVNVSQSKKNIIHGLGTPSQGFAPWLVKFPTRDDGLDAGAIEYVYALMAKDAGVEMPHVHLFPAHHGPGYFATMRFDRDGDSRFHMHTAAGLLHTDFHTPALDYQDLLALTFHLTRDIREVEKMYRLAVFNVLAHNRDDHAKNFSFLMNEQGEWKFAPAYDLTFSFGVGGEQSTMVMGEGRYPQAEHLLKLGIHANLGKLQSARIIEQTQAALGSWAGLARQYGVADASIQRIAKEIGL; encoded by the coding sequence ATGAAAGGGCCTTCTTCCGTAGAAGTGATCCAGGTCAGCCTTGACTTTGGGAAGGGCAAGATACCTGTTGGCCGTTTGGCACGGAGCCAGGGCACCATCTACTTTGCGTATGAGTCGGATTTTCTGGAGCGTGGGCTTGAGATTTCTCCCTTCCATCTTCCCTTGAAGCCAGGGGTCTCTGCCTTTGACCGTTTCTTGTTTGAAGGGTTGCCAGGTGTCTTTCATGACAGTCTTCCCGATGGATGGGGCCGACTCCTGCTTGATCGGTATGTACGCTCACAAGGAACAGATCCGAAGCTTCTCACTGCACTGGACCGATTGGCCTGGGTGGGGAAGCAAGGCCTTGGGGCCTTGGTGTATGAGCCTGGGATAGCGTTGGGGTATGGCCAGGAGCCTTTGGATCTTGATCTTGTTGCCTCTGCAGTACAGCAGGTGCTGGAGGGGACTGCTGAGGATGTGTTGGAGCAGCTGCTTTCGCTGGGTGGCTCTTCTGCTGGAGCAAGGCCCAAGGCGCTGGTCAATGTTTCACAATCCAAAAAGAACATTATCCATGGATTGGGAACTCCTTCGCAGGGGTTTGCTCCCTGGTTGGTAAAGTTTCCGACAAGAGATGATGGTTTGGATGCAGGGGCCATTGAGTATGTGTATGCTCTCATGGCAAAGGATGCAGGAGTTGAGATGCCACACGTGCACCTCTTTCCTGCACACCATGGCCCGGGGTATTTCGCAACCATGCGTTTTGACCGTGATGGAGACTCCCGCTTTCATATGCATACTGCTGCAGGATTGTTGCACACGGACTTCCACACTCCCGCTCTCGATTACCAGGATTTGCTTGCGCTTACGTTTCACCTCACCCGTGATATCCGTGAAGTTGAGAAGATGTATCGCCTTGCAGTCTTCAACGTTCTGGCGCACAATCGCGATGATCATGCTAAGAACTTCAGCTTCCTGATGAACGAACAAGGTGAGTGGAAGTTCGCGCCTGCCTATGATCTTACCTTCTCGTTCGGGGTGGGAGGAGAGCAGAGCACGATGGTGATGGGTGAGGGACGATATCCCCAAGCTGAGCATCTTCTCAAGCTCGGAATACATGCCAACCTCGGCAAACTACAAAGCGCTCGGATCATCGAGCAAACCCAAGCAGCTTTGGGCTCTTGGGCGGGCCTTGCCCGTCAGTATGGAGTGGCAGATGCCAGTATCCAGCGTATTGCCAAAGAGATTGGGCTCTGA
- a CDS encoding helix-turn-helix transcriptional regulator has protein sequence MTPVQAQLAIADSVREQRLEQNLTQAGLAKRSGVSLATLRKFEQQGVISLESLVKLLMVLGLLPALVKALEGAQTPFATIDEVIDQGQVQKRKRGRRT, from the coding sequence ATGACACCAGTACAAGCACAGTTGGCAATAGCAGACAGTGTCCGTGAACAGCGGTTGGAACAGAACCTGACCCAAGCCGGTCTTGCAAAGCGGAGCGGGGTTTCACTTGCAACCTTGCGAAAGTTTGAACAACAGGGAGTCATCTCCTTGGAATCACTGGTGAAGCTCTTGATGGTCTTGGGTTTGTTGCCTGCCTTGGTGAAAGCCTTGGAGGGAGCACAAACCCCATTCGCTACCATTGACGAGGTGATTGACCAGGGGCAGGTACAGAAGCGCAAGCGTGGGAGGAGGACATGA
- a CDS encoding ABC transporter permease: MKRLTHTQIFWPLMILFSIILLNGLASGGAFFHLQIIDGHLYGRIIDIVRNGSKLMLLALGMTMVLATGGTDISVGSVMAIAGAVACTIIEGSLFPFAHGNVAFAIGMALLAGMLCGSWNGLLVSKIKMQPIVATMILLVAGRGIAQLICEGRIVTINSPTFYFLNGGYIFALPFPLYIVAFFTLLMLVGVRRTAFGLYVESVGCNAEASRYSGINSERTKFFIYVLCGTLAAAAGLIESAGIKGADANNAGFMIELDAILAVAIGGSSLSGGRFSLLSSLVGALIIQSITTSILSLGVAPEVNLVVKAVVVIAICLAQSSVFQQSLAELKSKVRKQEVSR, translated from the coding sequence ATGAAACGACTGACACACACCCAGATATTCTGGCCTCTCATGATCCTGTTCTCCATCATACTTCTCAATGGTCTTGCTTCAGGTGGGGCTTTCTTTCACCTGCAGATCATTGACGGCCACCTGTATGGGAGGATCATCGACATCGTGCGCAACGGCAGCAAGCTGATGTTGCTTGCCCTTGGAATGACCATGGTCCTTGCCACTGGGGGGACTGATATTTCCGTAGGCTCGGTCATGGCCATAGCGGGAGCGGTAGCCTGTACCATCATCGAAGGCTCGCTTTTTCCCTTTGCCCATGGGAATGTTGCGTTTGCCATCGGTATGGCCCTGCTTGCCGGTATGCTCTGCGGCAGTTGGAATGGCTTGCTTGTCTCAAAGATCAAGATGCAACCCATCGTCGCTACCATGATACTCCTGGTGGCAGGAAGAGGTATCGCCCAGCTGATTTGTGAAGGAAGGATTGTGACCATCAACTCCCCAACCTTCTATTTTCTCAATGGTGGATACATATTCGCTCTTCCTTTTCCCCTCTATATTGTTGCCTTCTTCACCCTGCTTATGCTCGTAGGAGTACGAAGGACTGCCTTCGGACTCTATGTGGAGAGTGTGGGGTGCAACGCTGAAGCCAGTCGTTATTCAGGCATCAATAGTGAACGGACCAAGTTCTTCATCTATGTCTTATGTGGGACCTTGGCTGCAGCAGCCGGACTCATCGAGAGTGCCGGTATCAAGGGAGCGGATGCAAACAATGCAGGCTTCATGATTGAACTCGATGCCATTCTTGCTGTCGCCATAGGCGGTTCATCCCTTTCCGGAGGCCGCTTCTCCCTCCTCTCCAGCCTGGTGGGAGCCTTGATCATCCAGAGCATCACCACCTCCATTCTCAGCCTGGGGGTTGCCCCTGAGGTCAACCTGGTGGTGAAGGCAGTGGTTGTCATTGCAATCTGTCTCGCCCAGTCATCTGTCTTCCAGCAGAGTCTTGCTGAATTGAAATCAAAGGTACGAAAACAGGAGGTTTCCCGATGA
- a CDS encoding single-stranded DNA-binding protein, translating to MNDINALLEAALKEAKNLKEGESFLLKDLFKGYVWNRIPRGERLLLGSLFLSHVSSQKCSISVINKGVSGQQRYEKQ from the coding sequence ATGAATGACATCAATGCACTCTTGGAAGCAGCACTCAAGGAAGCGAAAAACCTGAAAGAGGGGGAGAGCTTCCTGCTCAAGGACCTGTTCAAGGGGTATGTCTGGAACAGGATCCCCAGGGGAGAACGGCTCTTGCTTGGTTCCCTGTTTCTCAGTCATGTCAGTTCCCAAAAGTGTTCCATCTCCGTAATCAACAAGGGAGTATCGGGACAGCAGCGGTATGAGAAGCAGTAG
- a CDS encoding sensor histidine kinase, whose translation MSLKQSLNNLPFRTKMLYSYLIISLVSFLVFAFASGGMVTRQLRRSVTVQIEQTISQVETSLSVYLQTMEHLLDYVAELALEGDSNLPSLFSKLRFANPEVAGILLARVDDTFVNNGLVRVSRDPFSSEGWYRQAFEAHGDLVVLRSNAGRNVTTEDVFSSDDVFSLAKAVYDPVTGVFLGVVLIDVNHDVIRNSSKNASIGKEGFVFILDAQDEVVYAPVNPIVYRVNPLWLTKGNSSITVEIAGQRYYLQGKENSLSGWQVVGVFPASEVLHDMTTTVYVMFISLFGSLFSIAILSYLLSSTITKPLSKLQRLMEQAEAGNLSVRFNSRYTDEVGSLGQSFNHMLVQIEQLIGQVYIEQKNKRNAELRILQEQIKPHFLYNTLDTISWLSRESGAEDVVLLVDALTNMFRVGLSKGRETITIKEEICHVSSYLYIQQIRYSTKLSYAIEVPEDLQAYLVPKLILQPLVENAIYHGIKQKREKGHILVRVFLEGEVLALQVRDTGVGMEPDKLRLLQAELEESARTDESGFGLFYVNEQIKLSYGPAYGVKLASEQGAWMEVTIHIPLRLKEVSDAINQRSDRG comes from the coding sequence ATGAGCCTGAAACAAAGCCTCAACAACCTTCCTTTTCGCACAAAGATGCTCTACTCCTACCTGATCATTTCACTGGTCTCGTTTCTGGTTTTTGCGTTTGCCAGTGGAGGCATGGTAACCAGGCAGTTGAGGAGGTCTGTTACCGTACAGATTGAACAGACAATCTCTCAGGTGGAAACCTCGCTCAGCGTCTATCTCCAAACGATGGAGCATTTGCTTGACTATGTGGCGGAGCTTGCCCTGGAAGGGGATTCAAATCTTCCCTCTCTCTTCTCAAAGCTCAGGTTTGCCAATCCTGAGGTTGCGGGTATTTTGCTTGCAAGAGTGGATGACACGTTTGTAAACAATGGTCTGGTCAGGGTTTCCCGTGATCCCTTCAGCAGTGAAGGCTGGTATCGGCAAGCCTTTGAGGCGCATGGGGATCTGGTGGTGCTCCGGTCGAATGCAGGACGGAATGTCACGACCGAGGATGTCTTCAGCAGTGATGATGTGTTCTCGCTTGCCAAAGCCGTCTATGATCCGGTGACAGGCGTCTTCCTTGGAGTGGTTCTCATCGATGTGAACCACGATGTCATCCGAAATTCCAGCAAGAATGCCAGCATCGGGAAGGAGGGCTTTGTCTTCATTCTTGATGCACAGGACGAAGTGGTATATGCCCCGGTCAATCCTATCGTCTACCGGGTGAACCCCCTCTGGCTCACCAAAGGAAACTCTTCGATTACAGTCGAAATCGCTGGGCAGCGGTACTATCTGCAGGGAAAAGAGAACAGCCTTTCCGGCTGGCAGGTGGTGGGGGTTTTCCCGGCAAGTGAGGTGCTTCATGATATGACCACCACGGTCTATGTCATGTTCATCAGCCTCTTCGGCTCCTTGTTCAGCATTGCCATTCTCTCCTACCTGCTCTCCAGTACAATCACAAAACCACTCTCCAAGTTGCAACGGCTCATGGAACAGGCTGAGGCGGGAAACCTTTCGGTCAGATTCAACAGCCGCTATACCGATGAGGTGGGCTCATTGGGACAGAGTTTCAACCACATGTTGGTACAGATCGAGCAATTGATCGGGCAAGTCTACATCGAACAGAAGAACAAACGAAATGCCGAGTTGAGGATCTTGCAGGAGCAGATCAAGCCCCACTTCCTGTACAACACCCTCGATACCATCTCCTGGCTCTCCCGGGAGAGTGGGGCCGAGGATGTGGTCCTCTTGGTGGATGCGTTGACGAACATGTTCCGTGTCGGACTTTCAAAGGGAAGGGAGACGATTACCATCAAGGAAGAGATTTGCCATGTTTCCAGCTACCTTTACATTCAGCAGATTCGTTACAGCACCAAGCTCTCCTATGCGATTGAGGTACCTGAGGATCTTCAGGCATACCTGGTTCCGAAGCTTATTCTGCAACCTTTGGTGGAAAATGCCATCTACCACGGCATCAAGCAAAAGCGTGAGAAGGGTCATATCTTGGTGAGGGTATTCCTGGAAGGAGAGGTCCTTGCCTTGCAAGTACGTGATACCGGGGTGGGGATGGAGCCGGACAAACTGAGGCTTTTGCAGGCAGAGTTGGAAGAGAGTGCGCGTACCGATGAGAGTGGATTTGGTCTCTTCTATGTCAATGAACAGATCAAGCTCAGTTACGGACCAGCGTACGGAGTGAAACTCGCCAGTGAGCAGGGTGCGTGGATGGAAGTGACTATCCATATTCCGTTGCGCTTGAAGGAGGTCTCTGATGCAATCAATCAGCGTTCTGATCGCGGATGA
- a CDS encoding sugar ABC transporter permease YjfF (membrane component of a putative sugar ABC transporter system): MIAKPKRMFFRKNLSLFITLTLFIALFASVMVIGPMRSNRFNSLPVFFNLLNDNAYLLIASVGIMFVLITGNIDISVASTLAFSAVLSSYLLRAAWPAWLVIIVVLGIGFSFGALMGYLIEQFKLQSFIVTLAGLFFLRGMCAVVSKESIPIDNAVYRAVAQAKISFGSIRSFGKVNIYLYGFIALAVVLVAFFMLRYSKFGRCVYAVGGNEQSARLMGLPVRRVKILVFAISGFCAALGGVVFSFYTLAGYALQNLGLELDAISSAVIGGTMLSGGVGSVVGTVFGVLIQGTIQTIVTLLNLNAWWTKVTIALLLCVFVILQRIISLRSDS; this comes from the coding sequence ATGATTGCCAAACCCAAGCGGATGTTCTTTCGCAAGAATCTCTCCCTGTTCATTACCCTGACTTTGTTCATTGCCTTGTTTGCTTCGGTAATGGTCATCGGCCCGATGCGTTCAAACCGCTTCAACTCCCTTCCGGTATTCTTCAATTTGTTGAATGACAATGCTTACCTGCTCATCGCTTCGGTTGGCATCATGTTTGTACTGATCACCGGCAACATTGACATCTCCGTAGCTTCGACGCTGGCATTCTCTGCGGTACTCTCCTCCTACTTGCTTCGTGCTGCGTGGCCGGCTTGGTTGGTGATTATAGTGGTTCTGGGGATTGGGTTCTCTTTCGGTGCCCTGATGGGGTATCTGATTGAGCAGTTCAAACTGCAATCATTCATCGTAACACTGGCCGGTCTGTTTTTCTTGCGCGGCATGTGTGCAGTGGTGAGCAAGGAGTCCATACCCATCGACAATGCTGTGTATCGTGCAGTAGCCCAAGCCAAGATATCTTTTGGAAGTATCAGGTCATTCGGAAAGGTGAACATCTACCTCTATGGATTCATCGCCCTTGCAGTGGTGTTGGTTGCATTCTTCATGTTGCGCTACTCCAAATTCGGACGGTGCGTGTATGCGGTAGGGGGCAACGAGCAGAGCGCCCGTCTGATGGGACTTCCGGTACGCAGGGTGAAAATCCTAGTCTTTGCCATCAGTGGATTCTGTGCTGCCCTAGGCGGGGTGGTGTTCAGTTTTTATACCCTTGCCGGCTATGCATTGCAGAACCTGGGACTGGAGCTCGATGCCATCTCTTCGGCAGTCATCGGGGGAACCATGCTCAGCGGGGGTGTGGGCAGCGTGGTGGGAACGGTCTTCGGTGTCCTGATCCAAGGGACCATACAGACCATTGTGACCTTGCTGAACCTGAATGCTTGGTGGACGAAGGTAACGATAGCGCTCTTGCTGTGTGTGTTTGTCATTCTGCAGCGCATCATCTCGTTGCGAAGCGATTCCTGA
- a CDS encoding sugar ABC transporter ATP-binding protein: MHQNLIAMHHISKRFPGVQALKDVSFSLEKGEIHALLGENGAGKSTLIKVLTGVETCDEGTLHLEGKPIAAKTPQDAQRLGISTVYQEVNLCPNLSVTENLFIGRERKRHGLIDWEYATNASQQLLKMFNLDIDVSLPLSRYSVAIQQMVAIARAVDISAKVLILDEPTSSLSTVEVQELFKIMRMLKERGMGIMFVTHFLDQVYGICDTITILRNGEFVGTYPTSSLSRLQLVGKMIGKEYIEMNATPSSCPKETFDKKALVELHGASSNQIKNIHLSLEKGEVMGFGGLLGSGRSETARMLFGADQLTEGTLMLAGREVHLHHTLDAIRNGIAFCPEDRKSDGIIGELSIRENIILALQAKRGVFTMLSRSEADRIALHYIQALQIKTPSPDQLIKNLSGGNQQKVILARALATNPELLILDEPTRGIDVGTKAEIQKMVRLLAEEGMALVFISSEIDEMLRCCNHMVIMRDKQQVGELVGSEITEAAIMECIAGGAQ; this comes from the coding sequence ATGCACCAGAACCTTATAGCCATGCACCATATCTCCAAGCGATTTCCTGGTGTCCAAGCCCTCAAAGATGTCTCTTTTTCTTTGGAAAAGGGGGAGATTCATGCCCTTTTGGGTGAGAACGGAGCAGGAAAATCAACACTCATCAAGGTGCTGACCGGCGTGGAAACCTGCGATGAGGGAACCCTCCATTTGGAAGGAAAGCCCATCGCTGCAAAAACCCCACAAGATGCCCAACGCTTGGGTATCAGTACCGTCTACCAGGAGGTCAACCTTTGTCCCAACCTCTCGGTGACAGAGAACCTCTTCATCGGGCGGGAACGCAAGAGACATGGGCTCATCGACTGGGAGTATGCAACCAATGCCTCCCAACAGCTTTTAAAGATGTTCAACCTCGATATTGATGTATCCCTGCCCCTCTCGCGCTACTCGGTGGCAATCCAGCAGATGGTGGCCATCGCCCGTGCGGTAGACATCTCCGCAAAAGTCCTGATTCTTGACGAACCAACGTCGAGCCTCTCCACCGTGGAGGTTCAGGAGCTTTTCAAGATCATGCGCATGCTCAAAGAGCGTGGCATGGGCATCATGTTTGTCACACATTTTCTCGATCAAGTATACGGCATCTGTGACACCATCACCATCCTCAGAAACGGGGAGTTTGTCGGAACTTACCCAACATCCTCCCTCTCCCGTCTTCAATTGGTGGGGAAGATGATTGGCAAAGAGTATATTGAGATGAATGCGACACCGTCTTCCTGCCCGAAAGAAACTTTCGACAAGAAAGCACTTGTGGAATTGCACGGTGCTTCCAGCAATCAGATCAAGAACATCCATCTTTCCTTGGAAAAAGGAGAGGTGATGGGATTCGGGGGGCTTCTGGGATCGGGAAGGAGTGAAACTGCGCGCATGCTTTTTGGCGCGGATCAGCTGACGGAGGGTACACTGATGCTGGCAGGGCGCGAAGTACATCTGCATCACACCTTGGATGCAATCCGCAATGGCATCGCATTCTGTCCGGAAGACCGCAAGAGTGATGGCATCATAGGCGAACTCTCCATACGGGAAAACATCATCCTTGCACTGCAGGCAAAGCGGGGTGTATTCACGATGCTCTCTCGATCCGAAGCCGACCGCATAGCCTTGCACTACATCCAGGCTCTGCAGATCAAGACCCCCAGTCCTGACCAACTGATTAAGAACCTTTCGGGGGGGAACCAACAGAAAGTCATTCTTGCACGGGCTTTGGCAACCAATCCCGAATTGTTGATCCTTGACGAACCCACCAGAGGCATTGATGTAGGAACCAAGGCGGAGATCCAGAAAATGGTCCGGTTGCTCGCAGAGGAGGGCATGGCTTTGGTGTTCATCTCTTCCGAAATCGATGAGATGTTGCGCTGTTGCAACCATATGGTGATCATGCGGGACAAGCAACAGGTAGGGGAATTGGTGGGAAGCGAGATCACGGAAGCTGCCATCATGGAGTGCATAGCTGGAGGCGCCCAATGA
- a CDS encoding substrate-binding domain-containing protein encodes MNRLFILLGMVLLCIVLIAAVLAVQSRSSSMGAYTYVIGISQANQRDPWRLVLSKELQSEAAKHSNIRLVFTDAADDVEKQKADIKRLLASGVDLMIVSPCNAVALTQTVREAYRSVPIIVLDRVVDGYDYTLFIGPDNRLIGRQAGKAVLELAKTEEVKVLEISGSSASLVSQDRHAGFAEEMTQASQVELCTVYVEDGTRDGAEDLLLSLGPELADIDYIFAHTDYLGLGAFKAVTALGFDQIKLVSIDGFQIPDGGLDLLARGVLSATITCPTGGKEAIQYALDILHKKQGVPKQVILRNHTVTRESLGQYRQLLANDPLPVQQPIRVAHAQIADEGGWRSANKESIAQAAKDFGVSLTSIDASSLPEQIAVVRSFIADAFDIIVLSPIVESGWETVLRECKEAGIPVFLSDRKVEVSDDQLYYSFIGGDFFEEGRRAMRWVVSAIQPTLKPVRILEIQGTADASPTKERKQGFYEVLSLMKSYEVVASPNGDYNFKGGYEAVQGYGQGKEVWDIDVIYSHNDDMALGAVKALKEMCLNPGLDVLIVSIDGTSAALKALKQGTLNCVVECSPLFGPQLMKAIEDYMSGKDLPRRIITDEIVFTKDTQEHLFKRRQY; translated from the coding sequence ATGAATAGGCTTTTTATCCTGCTTGGGATGGTACTGCTCTGCATCGTTCTGATTGCCGCTGTGTTGGCTGTGCAGAGTCGCTCAAGCTCAATGGGTGCATACACGTATGTCATTGGGATTTCGCAAGCCAATCAGCGTGATCCATGGCGTTTGGTTTTGTCCAAGGAGTTGCAGAGCGAGGCGGCAAAGCATTCCAATATCCGATTGGTCTTCACCGACGCAGCCGATGATGTGGAGAAGCAGAAGGCGGATATAAAGCGGTTGCTTGCTTCGGGTGTTGATCTCATGATCGTCTCACCCTGCAATGCGGTGGCGCTTACCCAAACGGTGAGGGAGGCCTATCGTAGTGTTCCCATCATTGTGCTGGACCGGGTGGTGGATGGCTATGACTATACGTTGTTCATCGGTCCTGACAATCGCTTGATCGGGAGGCAGGCCGGGAAGGCCGTGCTTGAGCTTGCCAAAACAGAAGAGGTGAAGGTTCTTGAGATTTCGGGCAGCAGTGCATCCTTGGTAAGCCAGGATAGACATGCAGGGTTTGCAGAGGAGATGACCCAAGCTTCGCAGGTGGAACTTTGTACAGTGTATGTGGAGGATGGGACACGTGATGGAGCAGAGGATCTCCTTCTTTCCTTGGGACCTGAGCTTGCCGATATCGACTACATTTTTGCCCATACCGACTATTTGGGTCTTGGTGCGTTCAAAGCGGTGACCGCCCTCGGGTTTGATCAGATCAAGCTGGTATCCATCGATGGGTTCCAGATTCCCGATGGTGGTCTTGATCTGCTGGCAAGGGGTGTCTTGTCAGCGACCATCACCTGCCCTACCGGGGGCAAGGAGGCGATTCAGTACGCTCTGGATATCCTGCACAAGAAGCAGGGTGTACCGAAACAGGTGATTCTGCGCAACCATACGGTGACCAGAGAGAGTTTGGGGCAGTACCGCCAACTGCTTGCCAATGATCCGCTTCCTGTCCAGCAACCTATTCGGGTAGCCCATGCCCAGATTGCGGATGAAGGGGGATGGCGTTCGGCAAACAAGGAATCGATTGCCCAGGCTGCCAAAGATTTCGGTGTTTCGTTGACAAGCATTGATGCCTCTTCCCTTCCCGAGCAGATAGCTGTGGTTCGTTCGTTCATTGCCGATGCTTTTGATATCATCGTACTTTCACCCATTGTGGAAAGCGGTTGGGAAACGGTGCTGAGGGAGTGTAAGGAAGCTGGTATCCCGGTTTTCCTCTCCGACCGAAAGGTTGAGGTGTCGGATGACCAGCTGTACTACTCCTTCATTGGAGGGGACTTCTTTGAGGAGGGCAGGCGTGCCATGCGATGGGTTGTCTCAGCGATCCAGCCCACGTTGAAACCCGTCAGGATCCTGGAGATTCAGGGGACGGCTGATGCAAGTCCTACCAAAGAGCGTAAACAAGGTTTTTATGAGGTATTATCCCTGATGAAGTCGTATGAGGTGGTTGCCTCTCCCAATGGGGATTACAATTTCAAAGGGGGGTATGAGGCGGTACAGGGATATGGCCAGGGCAAGGAGGTGTGGGATATCGATGTCATCTACTCCCACAATGACGATATGGCCCTTGGTGCCGTAAAAGCACTGAAGGAGATGTGCCTCAACCCTGGCTTGGATGTGCTTATCGTCTCCATCGATGGTACGAGTGCTGCCCTCAAGGCGCTGAAACAGGGAACACTGAATTGTGTGGTTGAATGCAGTCCTCTTTTCGGACCGCAGCTGATGAAGGCGATCGAGGATTACATGAGTGGCAAGGATCTTCCCCGCAGGATCATCACCGATGAGATTGTGTTCACCAAGGATACACAGGAACACCTCTTCAAGAGAAGACAATATTAG
- a CDS encoding response regulator, whose amino-acid sequence MQSISVLIADDELIIRRGLQAMLAKDPMLQVVGEAEDGELALELCKRTQPQLAFVDINMPFLDGLSFIEQLRSITPSTVVIVISGYDDFEYARKAIELGVFAYLLKPVKEGKLLETVADAKRELEKTQEREAYLQWAKDQLSKNKDALVSYFLHALLCGSYEEEEILQEVKYLNLSVPQSFSLFLVKLSQKPSYMDRQDWQDSLIYFAVQEHALAIFPPAAFCCRNGSSELVLLCEQLPEKDHAMCMEALQTRLDSQLPVHLDWVSVQGEGYSAIAEAFAGLEEELSHMGQLPKTLVQAQNYLAEHYWENTLSLSEVAEHAQVTSQHLSRLFKASLNVTFVEYLTMLRVQKALSLFKDSEMKIYEVAEAVGYSSQHYFCTAFKRVLHLSPQEYRKTQMRGEH is encoded by the coding sequence ATGCAATCAATCAGCGTTCTGATCGCGGATGATGAGTTGATCATCCGTAGGGGGTTGCAAGCCATGCTGGCAAAGGATCCCATGCTCCAGGTGGTGGGTGAGGCGGAGGATGGGGAGCTTGCCCTTGAGCTGTGCAAAAGGACCCAGCCCCAGCTTGCCTTCGTCGATATCAATATGCCCTTCCTTGACGGGCTCTCCTTCATCGAGCAGCTGAGATCCATCACCCCGTCTACGGTCGTGATTGTCATCTCCGGATATGATGACTTTGAGTATGCCCGAAAGGCCATCGAACTTGGGGTTTTTGCATACTTACTCAAGCCGGTGAAAGAGGGCAAGCTCCTGGAGACGGTGGCAGATGCAAAGCGGGAACTGGAGAAGACCCAAGAGCGAGAGGCATATCTGCAGTGGGCCAAGGATCAATTGTCCAAGAACAAGGACGCGTTGGTTTCCTACTTCCTTCATGCCCTGCTGTGCGGTAGTTATGAGGAGGAGGAAATTCTTCAGGAGGTGAAGTATCTCAATCTTTCGGTTCCCCAATCCTTCTCGCTCTTTCTGGTGAAGCTGTCACAAAAACCTTCCTATATGGATAGGCAGGATTGGCAAGACTCGCTTATCTACTTTGCGGTACAAGAGCATGCTCTTGCAATCTTTCCACCCGCTGCATTCTGTTGCCGGAACGGCAGCAGTGAACTGGTTCTGTTGTGTGAACAACTGCCCGAGAAAGACCACGCGATGTGCATGGAGGCGCTGCAAACACGGCTGGACAGCCAATTGCCAGTACATCTTGATTGGGTCAGTGTACAGGGGGAAGGGTATTCGGCAATAGCCGAGGCATTTGCTGGCTTGGAAGAGGAGCTCTCCCATATGGGGCAACTTCCGAAGACATTGGTGCAGGCACAAAACTATCTAGCCGAACATTATTGGGAGAATACCCTCTCGCTGAGTGAAGTGGCAGAACACGCCCAGGTTACCTCCCAGCACTTGAGCAGATTGTTCAAGGCTTCCCTGAATGTCACCTTTGTGGAGTATCTGACAATGCTGAGAGTCCAGAAGGCTCTTTCTCTCTTCAAGGACTCCGAGATGAAAATCTATGAGGTGGCGGAAGCAGTGGGGTATTCTTCGCAGCACTACTTCTGCACCGCCTTCAAACGGGTGTTGCATCTTTCTCCACAGGAGTACCGAAAGACCCAGATGCGAGGAGAACACTGA